The following proteins are encoded in a genomic region of Nicotiana sylvestris chromosome 4, ASM39365v2, whole genome shotgun sequence:
- the LOC138889840 gene encoding uncharacterized protein has translation MNEMRYIGRRFTWTNNHVFSKIDRALVNAEWMIRFPKKEVLVLDPNLSDHSPLCIKMDEENFQGPRTFRFLNYIAEHHNFLEVVNKAWQIPMRGSWMNRVWMRLKGMKEGLKQINTKKFRGIDERIKTLRKQLAEVQAQMRSHDHNPTLFAQEKDTKNSWRNGIP, from the coding sequence ATGAATGAAATGAGATATATTGGTAGACGGTTTACATGGACTAACAACCATGTATTCAGTAAAATTGATAGGGCCTTAGTTAATGCTGAGTGGATGATCAGGTTCCCTAAAAAAGAGGTCCTTGTACTGGATCCAAATCTTTCTGACCATTCCCCGCTATGTATTAAAATGGATGAGGAGAATTTTCAGGGTCCAAGAACTTTTAGGTTTCTGAACTACATAGCGGAGCATCACAATTTCCTAGAAGTTGTAAATAAAGCATGGCAAATACCTATGAGAGGAAGTTGGATGAATAGAGTGTGGATGAGACTGAAAGGTATGAAAGAAGGGCTGAAGCAGATTAATACAAAGAAATTCAGAGGAATAGATGAGAGAATCAAGACCCTGAGAAAGCAACTTGCAGAGGTCCAAGCACAAATGAGGAGTCATGATCACAATCCAACCTTATTTGCACAGGAAAAAGATACAAAAAACAGCTGGAGAAATGGGATACCATAG